A genomic stretch from Helianthus annuus cultivar XRQ/B chromosome 1, HanXRQr2.0-SUNRISE, whole genome shotgun sequence includes:
- the LOC118491160 gene encoding uncharacterized protein LOC118491160, whose translation MMIEKHTLSDDMDACLEKSETLGWDESDAKYETALLLFGESADLRKLWVRLKPQNCEKWVKNAGAKYLMDSDDEIIVIMIFCWYWVSLASRINVERIRDLNSALTGHEYTQELLHGTSTQCHEMMRLSRDAFILLCNHFKQKNWVQSSRSISLEEKLAMFLMVIGHNERFRMVKRRFQHSTETIHRCFHEVLKAMMNFAREVIVPTSSYVSANNSERHRRLKEIFPGAIGALDGTLIHAIVPVDQQTRYRGRGKDKYYLCDAAYTNTRGFMTPYRGTRYWLADFRRQRALTKEERFTHAHAQLINVIERAYGVLKARFPILKQMAPFSFPIQRDIVIACFAVHNFIRKCNIYDQLFMDYDENTMFHEMQSGENDGLLVQDIEWGSQGIDYMTSLRNQIANQLLSNESN comes from the exons ATGATGATTGAGAAACACACACTTTCTGATGATATGGATGCATGTTTGGAGAAGTCGGAGACATTGGGTTGGGATGAGTCGGATGCGAAATACGAAACAGCGCTTTTGCTTTTTGGTGAGAGTGCCGATCTTAGGAAACTGTGGGTACGTCTTAAGCCGCAGAATTGTGAGAAATGGGTTAAGAATGCGGGAGCGAA GTACCTTATGGATTCGGACGATGAGATTATAGTTATCATGATCTTTTGTTGGTATTGGGTTTCATTAGCCTCGAGAATAAATGTTGAAAGGATAAGAGACTTGAATTCGGCATTAACCGGTCATGAATACACGCAAGAATTATTGCATGGTACTTCTACACAATGTCATGAGATGATGCGTCTTTCACGTGATGCATTTATACTATTATGCAAtcattttaaacaaaaaaattgggtGCAAAGTAGTAGGTCAATAAGCTTGGAAGAAAAGTTGGCTATGTTTTTGATGGTCATTGGACATAATGAACGTTTTCGAATGGTTAAACGAAGGTTCCAACACTCAACGGAAACAATTCATAGATGTTTTCATGAGGTCCTAAAGGCAATGATGAATTTCGCAAGAGAAGTTATAGTTCCAACATCTTCTTATGTAAGCGCAAATAACTCCGAACGACATAGAAGGCTAAAAGAAATATTTCCTGGAGCAATAGGTGCCTTAGATGGAACTCTTATACATGCGATCGTGCCTGTTGATCAACAGACTCGTTACAGGGGAAGAGGAAAAG ATAAGTATTACCTTTGTGACGCTGCATACACCAACACTCGTGGATTTATGACTCCCTACCGTGGTACGAGGTATTGGTTAGCCGATTTTAGACGACAACGTGCGTTAACTAAGGAAGAAAGATTCACTCATGCTCACGCACAACTCATAAATGTCATTGAACGTGCATATGGTGTTCTAAAGGCGAGATTCCCAATCCTAAAGCAAATGGCTCCCTTTTCTTTTCCAATACAAAGAGACATTGTGATTGCTTGTTTCGCCGTCCATAATTTTATAAGGAAATGCAATATTTATGATCAGTTATTTATGGACTATGATGAGAACACGATGTTTCATGAAATGCAAAGTGGGGAAAATGATGGCCTGCTAGTTCAAGACATAGAGTGGGGTTCACAAGGTATTGACTACATGACTTCTTTACGTAACCAGATTGCTAATCAGTTGCTTTCAAATGAATCAAATTAA
- the LOC110930086 gene encoding uncharacterized protein LOC110930086, which produces MTKRIRINWKQEGVEKTFLEACVHQITVNGCEGSSLKQASWKTVAENLKTQHNFIVEQRQMKNHYDFLKGKFAAWLKLKNKTGNVYDPVTNSFNLSEEEWQIEMKSNKYVEALRSAPLAFPELCCQLFDGSTSNGFDSWGPSSTLPHPSEEVNEHNLDGMDVECTQVDSPGKGVSEESSIRSQKKEKGEKRKHKATLESQLIEVGEDISKLAKMMIEKHTLSDDMDACLEKLETLGWDESDAKYETALLLFGESADLRKLWVRLKPQNCEKWVKNAGAKYGLFN; this is translated from the exons atgacaaaaaggATTAGGATTAATTGGAAGCAAGAAGGTGTTGAAAAAACCTTTCTTGAAGCATGTGTTCATCAAATAACCGttaatggatgtgaaggaagtaGTCTTAAACAAGCGTCATGGAAAACTGTAGCTGAAAATTTGAAAACACAACATAATTTCATAGTGGAACAACGTCAAATGAAGAATCATTATGATTTTCTAAAAGGAAAATTTGCAGCTTGGTTAAAGCTTAAAAACAAAACCGGGAATGTCTATGATCCAGTTACAAACAGCTTTAACTTGTCAGAAGAAGAGTGGCAAATTGAGATGAAG TCTAACAAGTATGTAGAAGCTTTGAGAAGTGCGCCACTTGCTTTCCCCGAGCTTTGTTGTCAATTGTTTGACGGGTCTACTTCAAATGGGTTTGATAGTTGGGGGCCAAGTTCTACGCTTCCTCATCCTTCTGAGGAAGTGAATGAGCACAATTTGGATGGTATGGATGTCGAATGCACTCAAGTGGATTCCCCAGGTAAAGGTGTTAGTGAGGAGTCAAGTATTCGGTcccaaaaaaaagaaaaaggagaGAAACGAAAACATAAGGCAACATTAGAGTCACAGCTTATAGAAGTTGGTGAAGATATTAGCAAGTTGGCAAAGATGATGATTGAGAAACACACACTTTCTGATGATATGGATGCATGTTTGGAGAAGTTGGAGACATTGGGTTGGGATGAGTCGGATGCGAAATACGAAACAGCGCTTTTGCTTTTTGGTGAGAGTGCCGATCTTAGGAAACTGTGGGTACGTCTTAAGCCGCAGAATTGTGAGAAATGGGTTAAGAATGCGGGAGCGAAGTATGGATTGTTTAACTAA
- the LOC110875862 gene encoding L10-interacting MYB domain-containing protein-like, which translates to MAKRIRINWKQEGVEKTFLEACVHQITVNGREGSSLKQASWKTVAENLKTQHNFIVEQRQMKNHYDFLKGKFAAWLKLKNKTGNVYDPVTNSFNLSEEEWQIEMKSNKYVEALRSAPLAFPELCCQLFEGSTSNGFDSWGPSSTLPHPSEEVNEHNLDGMDVECTQVDSPGKGVSEESSIRSQKKKKKERNENIRQH; encoded by the exons ATGGCAAAAAGGATTAGGATTAATTGGAAGCAAGAAGGTGTTGAAAAAACCTTTCTTGAAGCATGTGTTCATCAAATAACCGTTAATGGACGTGAAGGAAGTAGTCTTAAACAAGCGTCATGGAAAACTGTAGCTGAAAATTTGAAAACACAACATAATTTCATAGTGGAACAACGTCAAATGAAGAATCACTATGATTTTCTAAAAGGAAAATTTGCAGCTTGGTTAAAGCTTAAAAACAAAACCGGGAATGTCTATGATCCAGTTACAAACAGCTTTAACTTGTCAGAAGAAGAGTGGCAAATTGAGATGAAG TCTAACAAGTATGTAGAAGCTTTGAGAAGTGCGCCACTTGCTTTCCCCGAGCTTTGTTGTCAATTGTTTGAGGGGTCTACTTCAAATGGGTTTGATAGTTGGGGGCCAAGTTCTACGCTTCCTCATCCTTCTGAGGAAGTGAATGAGCACAATTTGGATGGTATGGATGTCGAATGCACTCAAGTGGATTCCCCAGGTAAAGGTGTTAGTGAGGAGTCAAGTATTCGGtcccaaaaaaaaaagaaaaaggagaGAAACGAAAACATAAGGCAACATTAG